One window of the Camelina sativa cultivar DH55 chromosome 1, Cs, whole genome shotgun sequence genome contains the following:
- the LOC104738030 gene encoding ribulose-1,5 bisphosphate carboxylase/oxygenase large subunit N-methyltransferase, chloroplastic: MAKASSVLQSTLLPAYSPLLKLRNQSFILSFPPLPVSRCRPGIHCSVSAGETTRRSVEDAPDISWGCEIDSLENATSLQNWLSESGLPPQKMAIDRVDIGERGLVASQNLRKGEKLLFVPPSLVISADSEWTNPEAGEVMKRYDVPDWPLLATYLISEASLQKNSRWFNYISALPRQPYSLLYWTRTELDMYLEASQIRERAIERITNVVGTYEDLRSRIFSKHPNLFPKEVFNDDTFKWSFGILFSRLVRLPSMDGRFALVPWADMLNHNCEVETFLDYDKSSKGVVFTTDRPYQPGEQVFISYGNKSNGELLLSYGFVPREGTNPSDSVELALSLRKNDKCYKEKLDALKKHGLSTPQCFPVRITGWPMELMAYAYLVVSPPDMRNSFEEMAKAASNKTSTKNDLKYPEIEEEALQFILDSCETSISKYTRFLKESGSMDLDITSPKQLNRKAFLKQLAVDLSTSERRILYRAQYIIRRRLRDIRSGELKALRLFSGLRNFFNFK; the protein is encoded by the exons ATGGCGAAAGCTTCCAGCGTCTTGCAGTCAACCCTCCTCCCAGCTTACTCTCCACTCCTCAAACTCCGTAATCAAAGCTTCATCCTCTCTTTCCCACCGCTTCCGGTGTCTCGATGCCGTCCCGGAATCCACTGCTCTGTTTCGGCCGGTGAGACAACGAGACGATCCGTGGAGGATGCTCCGGACATATCATGGGGCTGCGAGATTGATTCACTTGAGAACGCTACTTCTCTCCAGAACTGGCTCTCCGAATCAGGCCTCCCTCCGCAGAAAATGGCCATTGATAGAGTCGACATCGGTGAGCGAGGCCTCGTCGCTTCACAGAACCttagaaaaggagagaaattgCTCTTCGTTCCTCCTTCTCTCGTCATCAGTGCTGATTCC GAATGGACCAACCCAGAAGCTGGTGAAGTGATGAAACGTTACGACGTTCCAGATTGGCCTTTGCTCGCTACTTATCTTATTAGTGAAGCAAGTCTTCAGAAAAATTCAAGATGGTTTAACTATATCTCAGCTCTTCCGCGACAACCGTACTCACTTTTATACTG GACTCGGACAGAACTTGATATGTACTTGGAAGCTTCGCAGATTCGAGAACGGGCTATTGAAAGAATCACGAATGTTGTTGGAAC TTATGAAGATCTAAGAAGCAGGATATTTTCAAAACACCCTAACCTTTTCCCTAAAGAG GTTTTCAATGATGATACATTTAAGTGGTCTTTCGGAATCCTATTCTCACGGTTG GTACGGTTGCCGTCTATGGATGGAAGATTTGCCTTAGTTCCATGGGCAGATATGCTTAATCATAATTGTGAG GTTGAGACGTTCCTGGATTATGATAAGTCTTCGAAAGGAGTTGTCTTTACAACAGATCGACCATATCAACCAGGTGAGCAG GTTTTCATATCATATGGAAATAAATCTAACGGAGAGCTATTGTTATCGTATGGGTTTGTCCCCAGAGAAGGAACCAATCCTAGTGATTCAGTAGAGCTAGCACTGTCACTTAGGAAAAATGATAAGTGTTACAAGGAAAAGCTGGATGCTTTAAAGAAACATGGATTATCGAC GCCTCAATGCTTCCCCGTAAGGATAACGGGTTGGCCAATGGAGCTAATGGCATATGCTTATCTAGTGGTGAGCCCTCCAGATATGAGAAACAGCTTTGAAGAG ATGGCGAAAGCTGCTTCAAATAAGACATCAACAAAGAATGATCTGAAATATCCCGAAATCGAGGAAGAAGCATTGCAGTTCATACTGGACTCATGTGAAACAAGCATATCAAAATACACCCGttttttaaag GAAAGTGGATCAATGGATTTGGACATTACATCTCCAAAACAATTAAACCGAAAAGCGTTTCTAAAACAGCTAGCTGTAGACTTGTCCACAAGCGAGCGTAGGATACTGTACCGTGCTCAATAC ATTATTAGGAGGAGACTGAGGGATATAAGAAGCGGTGAGCTGAAGGCTCTACGGCTCTTCAGTGGACTTAGGAACTTCTTCAACTTCAAGTGA